GCTACAAGATCCTCAAGCTGCCTTTGGAGAGACTTTCGACACCTGGAGGTGCTGCAGCCAGCGGCGTCTGCCCCCCTGCTGCTCCCTACTACTACAATTACCTCTCCATGCAGACCACTCATGAGCGGACGAGCGTTCTCAGTCTATCTCTGGATGAGCTTTCCTCCAGGGATGAGATGTTCTCCACAGATCTGGACGATGCAGATATTTTCCCTAAACACGTGTATACAGGCAGGAGGCTTGCAGAGGTTGTAACTGGTTCTCCACAAACTGCTGATAAAGTAGAAGTGTGGCCGCCAGGTTCAGAGAGATTCATGTGTGCCTGCTGTGGGAAAAGCCTCGCAAAAGGGGTGGGAAGGAGCAAAGTCCACAGCTCCAAGGTGTCCAGAGAGGAAGCTGAGGACTCTGAGGAGGAAAGCAGTTTTGGGAGAGGGTGTGAGCAACCAGTCAGAGtggttgtgaggaagcattctGCACCCAGGAAGCCTCATTCTCTCCCGCCAAGACTTGCTGCAAAATCCCGGTATAAGAGAGGCCAATACAAAGACCCCTCAGATCCAGTGAACCAGGAGGAGGGTCGTGAGCAGATACCAGCTGATGATGAGATAGTAGAAATAGCTGGTGGTGAGCTGCGGTGCAGCAAACAGTGTCTGGGTAAGTTTCTGCCCGGAATATTTCTTTGGTGGACTTGATgattttctgtgctgtgtttacagacattttttacTCTTGTTGTTTAACCATGTTAGAGATATTTACTGAAAGTGCAAACTGTTTCATAGACAGACTCCGCAGAGAGGCTCTGACCAAGTCAGACCAAGGCAGGTGGG
This sequence is a window from Epinephelus moara isolate mb unplaced genomic scaffold, YSFRI_EMoa_1.0 scaffold1226, whole genome shotgun sequence. Protein-coding genes within it:
- the LOC126386962 gene encoding bucky ball-like translates to KILKLPLERLSTPGGAAASGVCPPAAPYYYNYLSMQTTHERTSVLSLSLDELSSRDEMFSTDLDDADIFPKHVYTGRRLAEVVTGSPQTADKVEVWPPGSERFMCACCGKSLAKGVGRSKVHSSKVSREEAEDSEEESSFGRGCEQPVRVVVRKHSAPRKPHSLPPRLAAKSRYKRGQYKDPSDPVNQEEGREQIPADDEIVEIAGGELRCSKQCLDRLRREALTKSDQGRWGDGDVIPRRRQVTPLQRQ